In Duganella zoogloeoides, a single genomic region encodes these proteins:
- a CDS encoding sigma-E factor negative regulatory protein, which yields MDTHKRLHENISALADGELAQSEQELAFAALETTEGRAAWQAYHLVGDVLRDSAQGALSNGFRAALAARLDNEPAHELSPLAPGATDPAAPPFAASANGAAAAHASNAANTATAAAANTLATSAAAGATSHGQDASSADVIFP from the coding sequence ATGGATACCCATAAAAGACTGCACGAAAACATTTCGGCGCTGGCGGATGGCGAGCTGGCGCAGAGCGAGCAGGAACTTGCCTTCGCGGCGCTGGAAACCACCGAGGGCAGGGCGGCGTGGCAGGCCTATCACCTGGTCGGCGACGTGCTGCGCGACAGCGCTCAAGGCGCGCTCAGCAATGGGTTCCGCGCGGCGCTGGCGGCGCGCCTCGACAACGAGCCTGCGCACGAGCTCTCGCCGCTTGCGCCAGGCGCCACCGACCCTGCTGCGCCACCGTTTGCCGCATCGGCCAACGGCGCTGCTGCCGCCCATGCCAGCAACGCCGCCAATACCGCTACTGCCGCCGCTGCAAATACGCTCGCCACCAGCGCTGCCGCCGGCGCCACGTCCCACGGCCAGGATGCCTCCAGCGCCGACGTAATCTTCCCTTAA